The Neurospora crassa OR74A linkage group V, whole genome shotgun sequence sequence CCGCCCTCAAAAACACCAACGGAAACAATAATAAAGCATTGTTCAACATCGACAAACAGCACGGCCCAGAAGTTTTAGGTTCCGAGACCTTTACTGTCGCAAAGCCCAATCTGGACTCAACCAAGATTAATAACAACCCTTTTTAGCCGGCTgggctcttcttcatccaggAAGCTTGCACTCGGACCGTTCATGCATTGGTCTCCTTGTCCATGCAGTTTACGGTTTTATCATCGGAACATGCAGCCTCCTAATACGCTTTCTATCGAAGTCGGTAGCGTAGGCATGCAAGTCATAAGGATAGTATTCTGTACTTTTGCTCAACAAGTCGTCGACACTGTATGTAAAAGACAGGTTGTTGAGTGGTGAAATTCAAACGTGATATGGCGGGATCACCATGGACTATTACGTCAGGGGTATTGCCTTCCACATTACCATTGCCTTCCAACGGCGAATTGAAGGTTGTGGCGGTGGGCAGTCTGATTGGTCAATTCGTGTCTTTGACTTGTGTACGAACAATTGATACCCGAAGCGGTGTTTTGGCCTGGTGTTTTCGATCACTTCGAGGTGCCTTATCGAAGAGGTTTGGGCAAAGGTGATGACAGCCTCGGGGCCAGACGAACGCATAGCATTGAGGTACTCGGCGAGGGTAATTACTGACCAGAGTACTCACTTTTgagaatatagtataactaCACGTCAACGTACGTCATCTAACCGAGCCCGGAGAAATCTGCGTAATACAAGAACAAACAGCTTCGCTCAACAAGAAGTTGTGATGAATGATGATACACTCTGAAAAGCTAGTCCATACGtgcaaaaacaaaaaagttgaaaaggaaaaaaaagctaAAAAAGCAATACTTTGACAAAAACCCGCCTGTGCACGCCGGAAAATGCTGGTGTTGTTTTATGGCTTCACCCTTGAACGCCGTTTCTAGTCTACCCCGCCTGCCCTTGCCTTCATTTGATATGTATGCTTTTTCATTTGGCCTGCGAGGCCCCTGCGATgtattttccttctcttcccagtTCCCAATACGACAAAGTGTGTCGCAACAATCAAGAGGCCCAAAAAGATGTTATCGTCGTAAGACAGTGAAACCGATTACCACGTCTCGGCAATGTATTGTCCAACCTCCCTCTTCAGTTCCCAGAATTGCTTTGCCTCATCGTGCTCGAGGTTGCCTTTCTCCATTGCGACCTCGATCAGCGCCTGCTCGACGCCCTCGCCCATGCCCTTGGAGCTACCGCAGACGAACACCCTACCGTCGACTGAGTTGATAATATACCAGACCAAATCCGCCTGGGCCTTGACCTCTTCCTGGACATAACGCCCCTGACCACGACGACTTTCCACCACACGTTTGACCTCATCCTCATGGACACCCCACTCGCCGCTGTACAGCTCATCGACTAGCGAGTCACGGCAACCCTGGAGGACCCAGACCTTGTTGGCGCAGTTGGCGGTCTTGAGGCGGCGCTGGACGAAACCTCTAAAGGGAGCAATGCCGACACCAGCACCGATGAGTAGCATGGGGCCATCAGAGACGAACTGCTTGGCAAGAGGGTTGGCCATCAAACCCTTGAACATGGGGATGTAAACCTCAATGTCCTTCTCGCCCCTATCTTGTGCCTCAATGTACTTGAGGGCTTGGCGCTGGAAGAAACCAGAACCGACTCCGTTGCGCGAGCCTGTCCTCCAGTCGTCAGAAGTATGGACGGTGACGGCAATCTCGATCAGTCGATGTTGCTTGCCATCGCGTCTCAAGAAGGACTCGTGCGGGTCGTTGGACAAGGAGTAGAAGCGGGGCATCAGAGGCTGTAGGACCGAGAGGAGTAAATCGAGAGGCGGCCTGGCGCTGGGGAAGGCATGGAGGAGCTGGGCAACGGTGATGTGCGGGCCGGTGCGGAAGTCGCAGAAGACTCCCTGACCTTCCGCCGAGCAGAGGAAGAATAGAATCTTGCGCTCGTCCTCATTGGTTGCAAACTCGGCTAAAATACGGAGAAGCTGCTTTGTGGGCGGGTAGGACTGGATGTCAGAGCACCATGTCAGGAGGTCTCTCCGTGTCGTAACAAGCTCACGGGCCTGGTCTTCACCCCATACGGTGGGCCATCTGCCCTTGGTTGTCCTTAGGAGAACGGGCTTGTCGCGGAGGAAACGGGGAACGAGGAGAAGGTCGAGCAGCTCTTCTACCATGGACTCTTCGTTGGGAGCCGAGACACCGATGGCTCCGCCGACCTTGAAATCGACGCCCTCATCCTCCGGGTAGTTTGTGACATCGATGTCGAAGTGAAATGTACGCTTCTCGGCGCCTTGGCCTGTCAACTCACGGGCGGTGTGAATGCGGGCGGGGAAGACATGGTGAGGCGGGTGAGGTTGGACAAAGGAGGGTGGCTGTATTTTGGTATCAAGGTCCTCCAAAGCCAGCTTTTGTACAGACTTTTCGAGATTGGTTGTGGCGGATGTCGTGTTACCATCTGTGTCAAGAGCCGCAGTGGACTCTGTAGGAGACGGCACATTGGACGGACGGCGAAGGGGCTGCAGAAAGGCAGTCTGTTCGGGAAGGTCGAGTATGTTGTTTAGAACAGTCGGAATTTCTTCGATCTTGAGGTTGAGAGCGCGGTATGCGTCGTTGTCGGGAAACTTAACCCGCTCATACTCGATGCCCTGCTTCTTGACCCTCTTGCCATCGGAAGTGAGGcagcaaccaccaccgcaACACCTCTGGACCAATTGGGTTGTGGTCTCGCCCGTGATACGTTGGATGTCAGCGGGCGACTTGACAATAAGGACAGTGGAtgcgcggcggcggcgcggctGCTCCATGTCGTCAGATTGGCGGGGTTCCTCGCTTTCAGAGTGTTCGGAGGACTCCGAGTATGTGAGGGACGGGGCCATGGAGGGCAGTTGAGGCTCTTCGGGTATGCTGTTTGCCGAGTGTTGGGCCATTATACGATCAACTTGTGCCGCCATTGTTGCGTTGTGTTTCGTCGGGATTCGCTCCAGTAGAGGAGGTAGGGTTTTTTTGTTGGCAGGTGCTAATGATAATGATAATAGGAGTTggaagtggtgatggtggccgGCCCGAACGGTGAAGGGTGAAATTCCAAGGTTCCGGATCTGATTAGATTACAATAGGCGAATCAGTATGAGAACCGCCGGAGATAAAAATGCTCGTGCACCGGCAAAAAGTCTGGGGCAAGTCTGTGGATCGAAGTGGAAAGCAAGTGGAAAGACGGGAGGCCAAAACTCGAAGACGCGGGATGTGGACCGGAAGGCGAATtaccaaaagaaaaatatatatgcCAGGAAGAACAGCCGGCAAACAAAGGGCGAGCTCGGTctgaaggaaggggggaagagaggaagCAGGAGCAGAGAGTCGCTAGTGTAGGGT is a genomic window containing:
- a CDS encoding FAD binding domain-containing protein encodes the protein MAAQVDRIMAQHSANSIPEEPQLPSMAPSLTYSESSEHSESEEPRQSDDMEQPRRRRASTVLIVKSPADIQRITGETTTQLVQRCCGGGCCLTSDGKRVKKQGIEYERVKFPDNDAYRALNLKIEEIPTVLNNILDLPEQTAFLQPLRRPSNVPSPTESTAALDTDGNTTSATTNLEKSVQKLALEDLDTKIQPPSFVQPHPPHHVFPARIHTARELTGQGAEKRTFHFDIDVTNYPEDEGVDFKVGGAIGVSAPNEESMVEELLDLLLVPRFLRDKPVLLRTTKGRWPTVWGEDQARELVTTRRDLLTWCSDIQSYPPTKQLLRILAEFATNEDERKILFFLCSAEGQGVFCDFRTGPHITVAQLLHAFPSARPPLDLLLSVLQPLMPRFYSLSNDPHESFLRRDGKQHRLIEIAVTVHTSDDWRTGSRNGVGSGFFQRQALKYIEAQDRGEKDIEVYIPMFKGLMANPLAKQFVSDGPMLLIGAGVGIAPFRGFVQRRLKTANCANKVWVLQGCRDSLVDELYSGEWGVHEDEVKRVVESRRGQGRYVQEEVKAQADLVWYIINSVDGRVFVCGSSKGMGEGVEQALIEVAMEKGNLEHDEAKQFWELKREVGQYIAETW